Proteins from a genomic interval of Phoenix dactylifera cultivar Barhee BC4 unplaced genomic scaffold, palm_55x_up_171113_PBpolish2nd_filt_p 000265F, whole genome shotgun sequence:
- the LOC120105355 gene encoding aspartyl protease family protein At5g10770-like: MMRVVHRHGPCSPLSPSRKPADVKLLNQDQDRVNWLQRQISIASNGTRASLAATIPANSGGSIGTGNYVVKVGFGTPKNDFTVIFDTGSDITWIQCKPCSGRNCYPQQDPLFDPSQSSTYSNISCSSPSCKKLDSRNCSAGSRCRYKIEYGDKSQSKGFFGSDTLTLTPSDVLPNFLFGCGDQSKGLFGRAASLLGLGRRPVSLVSQSSPKYGGVFSYCIPSTSSKPGYLTLGSRPLSNVQFTPLRTFSNLPSFYFLDLVAIKVGGKQLPISSKLFSTAGTVLDSGTVINRLPPSAYAALRLAFRKQMTRYKMAPRLSILDTCYDFTGYDTVTVPTVALVFGGGTTLNVDFSGILYVPSVSQACLAFAPNGDPRDFGIIGNAQQKRFNVVYDIPNMRIGFGGNACS, encoded by the coding sequence ATGATGAGAGTAGTGCACCGGCACGGCCCATGCTCGCCGCTGAGCCCCAGCCGGAAGCCAGCCGACGTCAAACTCCTAAACCAGGACCAAGATCGAGTCAACTGGCTCCAACGCCAGATCTCCATCGCCTCCAACGGCACTCGTGCCTCGCTCGCCGCAACTATCCCCGCCAACTCCGGCGGCTCGATCGGGACCGGCAATTACGTCGTCAAAGTCGGTTTCGGCACCCCTAAGAACGACTTCACGGTGATCTTCGACACCGGCAGCGACATCACATGGATCCAGTGCAAGCCGTGCAGTGGTCGTAACTGCTACCCCCAACAGGATCCACTCTTCGACCCATCTCAATCCTCCACCTATTCCAACATCTCCTGTAGCTCCCCCAGTTGCAAAAAGCTCGACTCTCGCAACTGCTCGGCCGGCAGCAGGTGCCGCTACAAAATCGAATACGGCGATAAATCCCAGTCGAAGGGCTTCTTCGGCAGCGACACCCTCACACTGACGCCCTCCGACGTGCTGCCGAATTTCTTGTTCGGCTGCGGCGATCAGAGCAAGGGGCTCTTCGGTAGGGCTGCCAGTCTGCTCGGTTTAGGGCGTAGACCAGTATCGCTAGTATCGCAGTCGTCGCCGAAGTATGGCGGTGTCTTCTCTTACTGCATTCCATCCACATCGAGCAAGCCAGGCTATCTGACACTAGGCAGTCGTCCACTGTCGAACGTCCAGTTCACGCCGTTGCGGACATTCTCCAATTTGCCTTCATTCTACTTCCTTGATCTCGTGGCAATCAAAGTCGGCGGTAAGCAGCTTCCAATATCTTCGAAGTTGTTCTCTACTGCCGGGACGGTGCTTGATTCCGGCACGGTGATCAACAGATTGCCTCCATCGGCCTACGCCGCCCTTCGGTTGGCGTTCCGTAAGCAGATGACCAGGTACAAGATGGCGCCGCGTCTGTCGATACTGGACACATGCTATGATTTCACCGGCTATGACACGGTGACGGTGCCGACGGTGGCGCTGGTGTTTGGAGGCGGGACTACCCTTAACGTCGACTTCTCCGGCATACTGTACGTGCCCAGCGTGTCGCAGGCGTGCCTGGCGTTCGCCCCCAATGGCGATCCGAGAGACTTTGGCATCATCGGCAACGCGCAGCAGAAGCGGTTTAATGTGGTTTATGACATTCCAAATATGAGAATTGGGTTTGGCGGCAATGCTTGTAGTTAA